In the Aeromicrobium fastidiosum genome, GCCGACAAGCGGGCACTGCCGATCCTCGAGGAGCTGTCGGCCGAGACCGCCGCGTTGTCCGCGGCGCTGGGACGTCCGCTGACGCTCATCGCGGAGTCCGACCTCAACGACCCCCGCACCGTCACGCCACGCTCGGAGCACGGGCTCGGCATGGACGCGCAGTGGTCGGACGACCTGCACCACGCGATCCACGTCCGCCTGACCGGCGAGACCGACGGCTACTACGCCGACTTCGCCGCTCCGGGTGCCCTGGCCAAGACGCTGCGGGGAGCGTTCTTCCACGACGGCTCGTGGTCGTCGTTCAGGGAGCGCTCGCACGGCCGGCCGGTCGACGTCGCCGCGCTGCCCGGTACGGCGTTCCTGGCGTACGTGCAGAACCACGACCAGATCGGCAACCGGGCCACGGGCGACCGCATCTCGGCCACGGTGTCACCGGGGCTCATCGCGTGCGGCGCGGCGATCGTCCTGCTGGGGCCCTACACGCCGATGCTGTTCATGGGCGAGGAGTGGGCCGCGTCGACGCCGTGGCAGTTCTTCGCCTCTTTCCCCGATCCCGACCTCGCCGACGCCGTCCGCAACGGTCGCCGCAAGGAGTTCGGCCGGCACGGGTGGGGCGAGTCGGAGGTGCCCGATCCGATGGACGAGGCCACGTTCCGCCGGTCGAAGCTCGACTGGTCGGAGCTCGACCACCCCGACCACGCCGACATCCTCGAGCTGCACACGTCCCTCATCGCGCTGCGCCGGGAGTTCCCCGAGCTGTCCGATCCGTCGCTTGCTGACTTCCGCGTCGAGGTCGCCGACGACGACTCGTGGATCGTGATGCACCGCGGACGCTTCCAGGTGCGCGTCGACTTCGCCGCCGGGGCGATCGACGTCACCTCCACCGACTGACGGGTCCGCGAGTGGCGCAGTCTCGCGAGTGGCGGGTCCGCGAGTGGCGCAGTTTCGCGCTTCTGGGACGGCGTGTCGCGCGAACCTGCGCCACTCGGCACCCGGTTTGCGCCACTCGCGCTACAGTGCGGCCTCGCCGGAGATGCCGACGACGGTGTCGCCGCCCACCCAGATGTCGTCGCCGATGCGCTCGACGTGCACCCGACCTCGTCGCCCGAGACGGGTCCCCTGGGCTGCGACGTAGGAGTCGGTGGCCAGGCCCGAGCCGATCAGCCACTGGCCGATCGCGGCGTTGAGGCTTCCCGTGACGGGGTCCTCGCCGGGCGGGAAGAACGCCCGTACCTCGACGTCAGCCGGCCCGCCGGGCGCGTGGGGCCCCACGATGCCGATCTTGTCGATCGCCCCGAACGTGCCCGGCTCGACCGCCAGGACGGCAGCGGCGCTGCGGAGCAGCAGCGCGACCCAGCCGGGTCCGTTGTCGGCCCACTGGGCACCGATGACGTCCGCGCGGTCGATGCCGAGTGCCGTCGCGGCCGCCACGACATCGGCCTCGTCCACGGGTCCGCCGCGCTGCAGCGGGGGAGCGGCGAACGCCAGACGGCCGTCCGTCTCTCGAACCCGCACGAGCCCGGCACCGCACTCCTGCACGATCTCGCCGGCCACCTTCGGGACGCCGCCAGCGGCCAGCCACGCCCGGGCCGACCCCAGGGTGGGATGGCCGGCGAACGGCAGCTCGCGGTACGTCGTGAAGATCCGCAGCCGGTAGTCGGCCGCCGGATCGGTGGGCGCGAGCAGGAACGTCGTCTCCGACAGGTTGGTCCACCGCGCGAACGCGGCCAGCTGGTCGTCGTCCAGGCCGTCGGCGTCGTGGACGACCGCGACGGGGTTGCCGTACATGAGCTCGTCCGTGAACACGTCGACCTGGCTGAATCGCATGCCCCGAGGCTATCGATCCCGTGATCGGGGAAACGTCCGGTCACCAGGTGCCTGGATGTCTCCCCAACGACGCTCCAGAGGTCGGTCGTCCACAGGCTGCCGTGCCGTGGGGACGCCGTGCCCGACCACGGATGACGCTGGCGACGTGAAGCGGTTCCTCGTCGACCAGTCCGGCACGGTCTCCCGACAGCAGCTGCTGTCCGACGGCCTGAGCGAGAACGACGTCCGTCGGCTGGTGCGACGGCGTGACCTGACCGCGATCCACCCCGGCGTCTTCGTCGACCACACCGGGACGCCGACCTGGCTGCAACGTGCCTGGGCGGCCGTCCTCTACGCGAGGCCGGCAGCGCTCGGAGGGGAGTCGGCGCTGCGCGCCGCAGATGGCCCGGGCCGGACGCTCCGCTCGGACGACATCACCGTGGTGATCGACCACGAGCGCCGAGTCCGCGCCAGGGCGGGGCTGGTGGTCGAACGACGCCGGGCGCTGGACGACCATGTGCTCTGGAACCTGGGACCGCCGCGGCTGCGCTACGAGGACGCCACGGTGGACGTGGCACTTGCCGCAGGCACAGACCTCGATGCGGTTGCGGCCTTGGCGGCTGCCTGCGGAGGACGCCGGACGACGGCCCGTCGCCTGGCACAGACTGTGCGTGACCGGGCACGAGTGCCCCGGCGCGCGTGGCTCATGGCGGTGCTGGACGACGTCGCCGAGGGCACGAGCTCGGTGCTCGAGCACCGATACCTCCGCGACGTCGAGCGCGCCCACGGCCTGCCGCGGGCTCGCCGACAGCTGCGAGCCCTCGCCGCCGGGACCGTCACCTACCGGGACGCCGATGTCGCGGGTCTGGTCGTCGTCGAGCTGGACGGCCGGCTCTTCCACGACTCGGCGTCGGCTCGCGACCGCGACATGGAGCGCGACCTTGACACGTCGCTCGACGGGCGGACGACAGTGCGTCTCGGCTGGGGACAGGTCGTCGGGCGTCCGTGCAGCACCGCGGGCAAGATCGGGGCGTTGCTCACGATGCTGGGCTGGACTGGTGTGATCGTCCCGTGCAGGCCTGGCTGCACCGCAACGGGGAACATCCCGGTCATCAGGTGACCGGGATGTTCCCCGATCACGAAGAGCGCCCCGATCCGCCTCCGAGCGGCGGCATCGGGCCCGCCCCCGTACGGTGGGGGACGAGATTTGAACCGTCATCCACTCGGAGGTCCCATGTCGTTCCGCCTGTCCCACGTCCCGCTGCGCGCCACGGCCGGCGCGTTCATCCTCAACTCGGGGCTGTCGAAGTGGTCGGCCGACCGTGCGACGGCCGAGGGACTGCACGGATTCGCGTCCGGCACGTACCCCGCGGTCAAGAACATCGACCCGCCGATC is a window encoding:
- the treZ gene encoding malto-oligosyltrehalose trehalohydrolase, giving the protein MTFRVWCPDLERVRVRVDGVDHDMSRESDGGWWAADVAASPGTDYAFVLGDDETPLPDPRSSWQPQGVHAASRVYDHDAFGWSDQSWTGRELARSVIYELHIGTFTPGGTFDAAIERLDHLVALGIDLVEVLPVNSFDGPHGWGYDGVLWGAVHEPYGGPDGFKRFVDACHARGLGVVLDVVYNHLGPSGAYLDRFGPYFAGQNDWGPGLNLDGPGSDEVRRYVLDNARTWFEHFHVDGLRLDAVHALADKRALPILEELSAETAALSAALGRPLTLIAESDLNDPRTVTPRSEHGLGMDAQWSDDLHHAIHVRLTGETDGYYADFAAPGALAKTLRGAFFHDGSWSSFRERSHGRPVDVAALPGTAFLAYVQNHDQIGNRATGDRISATVSPGLIACGAAIVLLGPYTPMLFMGEEWAASTPWQFFASFPDPDLADAVRNGRRKEFGRHGWGESEVPDPMDEATFRRSKLDWSELDHPDHADILELHTSLIALRREFPELSDPSLADFRVEVADDDSWIVMHRGRFQVRVDFAAGAIDVTSTD
- a CDS encoding PhzF family phenazine biosynthesis protein, with translation MRFSQVDVFTDELMYGNPVAVVHDADGLDDDQLAAFARWTNLSETTFLLAPTDPAADYRLRIFTTYRELPFAGHPTLGSARAWLAAGGVPKVAGEIVQECGAGLVRVRETDGRLAFAAPPLQRGGPVDEADVVAAATALGIDRADVIGAQWADNGPGWVALLLRSAAAVLAVEPGTFGAIDKIGIVGPHAPGGPADVEVRAFFPPGEDPVTGSLNAAIGQWLIGSGLATDSYVAAQGTRLGRRGRVHVERIGDDIWVGGDTVVGISGEAAL